In Endozoicomonas sp. GU-1, one DNA window encodes the following:
- the argC gene encoding N-acetyl-gamma-glutamyl-phosphate reductase gives MIKVGIVGGTGYTGAELLRLLSVHPNVELRMITSRSEAGKPVSELFSGLRGKLDLNFSLPDNQQLTSCDLVFFATPNGIAMESVPELLSGGVRVIDLAADFRLRDTALWQQWYGLEHACPEVLAEAVYGLPEMNRADIASARLVANPGCYPTATQLGLLPLVRAGLVSGNIIVDAKSGVSGAGRGANVGTLLCEASESFKAYGVAGHRHLPEIRQGLERMPETGVSPFTGDLVFVPHLTPMIRGIHSTLYCTVKDHSIDLQGLYESTFADEPFVDVMPVGSHPETRSVRGCNQCRIAIHRPQGGDTVVILSAIDNLVKGAAGQAVQNMNIMFGLDEITGLDFPAAMP, from the coding sequence ATGATTAAAGTGGGGATTGTCGGTGGAACGGGCTATACCGGAGCGGAGCTGTTGCGGTTGCTATCGGTTCATCCAAATGTTGAGTTGCGTATGATCACCTCCCGTTCTGAAGCGGGAAAGCCGGTCAGTGAACTTTTTTCCGGGCTACGGGGAAAGCTTGATCTGAACTTTTCGCTTCCGGATAACCAGCAGCTGACCTCATGTGACCTGGTGTTCTTTGCCACACCCAATGGTATTGCTATGGAGTCTGTGCCGGAATTACTGTCTGGCGGTGTTCGGGTGATTGATCTGGCGGCTGACTTTCGTTTGCGCGATACAGCGCTGTGGCAGCAGTGGTATGGTCTTGAGCATGCCTGTCCGGAGGTGTTGGCAGAAGCGGTCTATGGCCTGCCAGAGATGAACCGTGCCGATATTGCCAGCGCCCGGCTGGTGGCCAATCCCGGCTGCTACCCAACGGCAACGCAGCTGGGGTTATTACCCCTGGTGAGAGCAGGGCTGGTCAGTGGCAATATCATTGTCGATGCCAAATCGGGAGTCAGCGGCGCTGGCCGTGGTGCCAATGTGGGCACTCTGCTCTGCGAAGCCTCCGAGTCTTTCAAGGCCTATGGTGTTGCCGGTCATCGTCATTTGCCGGAAATTCGCCAGGGTCTTGAGCGCATGCCAGAAACGGGGGTATCACCATTTACCGGCGACCTGGTATTTGTTCCCCATTTGACCCCAATGATCCGCGGTATCCACTCCACGCTGTATTGCACCGTCAAAGATCATAGTATTGACCTTCAAGGGTTGTATGAGAGTACCTTTGCCGATGAGCCCTTTGTTGATGTTATGCCTGTGGGCAGCCACCCGGAAACCCGGTCAGTTCGTGGATGTAACCAGTGTCGTATAGCCATCCATCGTCCACAGGGCGGTGACACGGTGGTGATATTGTCTGCTATTGATAACCTGGTCAAAGGGGCAGCAGGCCAGGCCGTTCAGAATATGAACATAATGTTTGGACTGGATGAAATAACCGGCCTGGACTTCCCTGCTGCTATGCCTTGA
- a CDS encoding DUF3820 family protein — MFDKEDLIKIANQTMPFGKYQGRRLIDLPEPYLLWFAGKGFPEGELGKLLALTLEIQVNGLNDLITPLKH, encoded by the coding sequence ATGTTCGATAAAGAAGACCTGATCAAAATCGCCAACCAGACCATGCCTTTCGGGAAGTATCAGGGAAGAAGGCTGATCGACCTGCCAGAGCCCTATCTTCTCTGGTTTGCTGGCAAAGGGTTTCCGGAGGGTGAGCTGGGTAAACTGCTGGCATTGACTCTGGAGATTCAGGTCAATGGGTTGAATGATCTGATTACGCCATTGAAACACTAA
- a CDS encoding LrgB family protein, whose protein sequence is MDEVISFAYGLLQRQMNNPAAILLINLGAYLLAEKLFNRMGRKGWFHPLFTTSLLVFLVIRCSPLEPDVYTRHSELLKMLLAPFTVALAVPLSRQLHTLRQLAGPLLCTLLIGGLLAALMGMGMALAAGGSRDVVLSISTKAVTTAVALVMGEQYGAIIPLVAAVVIISGVYGSLVGPALCRKFGVTDPRAIGFAMGVNAHAGGTARAFELDLTMGVYSSLGMCLCAVYMPLLVPWLIRLLL, encoded by the coding sequence ATGGATGAGGTGATCAGTTTCGCTTATGGACTATTACAGCGGCAAATGAACAACCCGGCTGCCATTTTGTTGATCAATCTGGGCGCTTACCTGCTGGCGGAAAAGTTGTTTAATCGTATGGGGCGCAAAGGGTGGTTTCACCCGCTGTTTACCACCAGTCTGCTGGTTTTTCTGGTGATTCGCTGTTCTCCACTTGAGCCCGATGTGTATACCAGGCACAGCGAGTTGCTGAAGATGTTGCTGGCACCCTTTACGGTAGCACTGGCGGTTCCTCTGTCACGACAGCTGCACACTCTTCGCCAGTTAGCGGGTCCTCTTCTGTGTACATTACTGATCGGTGGATTGCTGGCGGCGCTTATGGGGATGGGGATGGCTCTGGCAGCCGGCGGCTCAAGAGACGTGGTGTTATCCATTTCTACCAAAGCCGTAACCACAGCGGTTGCCTTGGTGATGGGCGAACAGTATGGCGCTATTATTCCCCTGGTGGCGGCGGTAGTCATTATTTCCGGCGTTTATGGATCGCTGGTGGGGCCAGCACTGTGTCGCAAGTTTGGCGTGACTGATCCAAGGGCCATTGGCTTTGCCATGGGCGTAAACGCTCATGCAGGTGGCACGGCCCGGGCTTTTGAACTGGATCTGACCATGGGAGTCTATTCCAGCCTGGGAATGTGTCTGTGTGCTGTCTACATGCCGCTTCTTGTGCCATGGCTGATCCGCCTATTATTGTAA
- a CDS encoding CidA/LrgA family protein: MSSGTLSGIVILLFFTLLGDVLSDAFSLAVPGSVMGLILLVIYLQLSGGVSESLDKVSQFCIRYLAVLFIPGCVGIFFLSDLLLQQWLPIALAMLVATPVSLVLTAVLLQWLLKRFASGSGENHHG; the protein is encoded by the coding sequence ATGTCATCAGGAACGCTGTCAGGCATTGTCATTTTGCTGTTTTTTACCTTGCTGGGTGATGTATTAAGCGACGCATTCAGTCTTGCGGTTCCGGGCTCTGTGATGGGGTTGATACTTCTGGTTATTTATCTTCAGTTGTCTGGCGGTGTCAGTGAGTCACTGGATAAGGTGAGCCAGTTCTGTATCCGTTACCTGGCCGTGCTGTTTATCCCGGGTTGTGTTGGTATTTTCTTCCTGAGTGACCTGCTCTTGCAGCAATGGCTGCCGATCGCTCTGGCAATGTTGGTGGCGACTCCTGTTTCCCTGGTGTTAACGGCTGTTCTTCTGCAATGGCTGCTGAAACGCTTTGCCAGTGGCAGCGGAGAGAATCATCATGGATGA
- a CDS encoding chloride channel protein, with protein MLNNPSIQNLRLRLAQSEALPQLTLMALMTGLLAGGFLIAFEDLLFYFGVVSQRALIPEQVFATLASVESGYEAIPPLVRFLSPVGGAIALILLIKRCPPGQRSFGIAHVIERLTLNRGWLPITGTITQFLAALIALVSGFSVGREGPAVHLGAGAGSFLGQMLKLPANTLGVLAGCGTAAAIAALFNTPMAGVIFAMEVVMKEYSLESFIPVMASAVVASVLTQTVYGPNPAFQIPIIPSAVPEDLVVTAITAVIIGLLAAAFIQINIFAMQKRQNKVVLPLLIAGLLMGIVAVLVPATMGIGYDSIEALLNGDEVNLQFLFILLAAKLVITPLVIGLGVPGGMIGPSLMIGAAAGACCAMLADQLPGVSTNITFHVITGMIAMMAAIFQAPLTALITVLELTHSSQIILPAMLAIVIACLTSSQICGQQSIFAMQFLARGQSIQLSPMAQLLNRTGVAGLMDRQLVTLSSESEPNELRKISSTNSHWVVLGDRQPGQIIRTKDLLECQKQGISQIRDNAVIQTLPIDLQSTLYEARETMLDKGLDVLLVMENNGRKNLEICNAVGVITLQSIERFLSNAQ; from the coding sequence ATGCTCAACAACCCCTCGATACAGAATTTAAGGCTGCGTCTGGCGCAATCAGAAGCGCTGCCACAACTGACCCTGATGGCACTGATGACCGGATTGCTGGCCGGAGGCTTTCTTATCGCCTTTGAGGATTTGCTGTTTTACTTTGGCGTTGTTTCTCAGCGTGCCCTGATACCTGAACAGGTATTTGCAACGCTGGCATCGGTGGAAAGTGGTTATGAAGCTATCCCTCCCCTGGTTCGTTTCCTGTCACCTGTCGGGGGAGCCATTGCCCTGATTCTGTTAATCAAGCGCTGTCCCCCCGGGCAAAGAAGCTTTGGCATTGCCCATGTGATCGAGCGCTTGACCCTGAACAGGGGCTGGTTACCCATTACCGGCACCATCACCCAGTTTTTGGCGGCACTGATTGCCCTGGTCAGTGGCTTCTCGGTGGGGCGTGAAGGGCCTGCGGTACATTTGGGCGCAGGGGCAGGCAGCTTTCTGGGCCAGATGCTGAAACTGCCTGCCAACACTCTGGGAGTACTGGCGGGTTGTGGTACTGCCGCAGCCATTGCCGCACTGTTTAATACGCCCATGGCCGGGGTGATCTTCGCCATGGAGGTGGTTATGAAAGAGTATTCACTGGAAAGCTTTATTCCGGTCATGGCATCCGCTGTGGTGGCTTCCGTTCTGACCCAGACGGTTTACGGCCCTAACCCGGCTTTTCAGATCCCGATCATTCCTTCTGCCGTACCCGAAGACCTGGTGGTGACGGCGATCACTGCGGTCATTATTGGTCTTCTTGCCGCAGCGTTTATTCAAATTAATATCTTTGCCATGCAAAAGCGCCAGAATAAGGTCGTATTGCCACTGTTAATCGCTGGGCTTCTAATGGGCATAGTTGCCGTTCTGGTCCCTGCAACCATGGGCATTGGCTATGACTCCATTGAAGCCCTGCTGAACGGCGACGAGGTAAATCTGCAGTTTCTCTTTATCCTGCTGGCGGCCAAGCTGGTGATTACACCGCTGGTCATCGGTCTGGGCGTTCCCGGCGGAATGATCGGACCATCGTTGATGATTGGAGCCGCAGCCGGTGCCTGCTGTGCTATGTTGGCTGATCAGTTACCGGGGGTTTCTACCAATATCACCTTTCATGTCATCACCGGGATGATCGCCATGATGGCGGCGATCTTTCAGGCTCCGTTGACGGCCCTGATTACCGTGCTGGAGCTGACCCATAGTTCCCAGATTATTCTGCCAGCCATGCTGGCTATCGTGATCGCCTGTCTGACCTCCAGCCAGATCTGTGGCCAACAGAGTATTTTTGCCATGCAGTTCCTGGCACGTGGACAGAGTATTCAGCTTTCCCCGATGGCTCAGTTGTTGAATCGAACAGGGGTTGCGGGTTTGATGGATAGACAGTTGGTGACATTATCGTCAGAGTCTGAACCAAATGAACTCAGGAAGATAAGCAGCACAAACAGTCATTGGGTCGTCCTGGGCGATCGACAACCCGGGCAAATTATCAGAACTAAAGACTTGCTTGAATGTCAAAAGCAAGGGATCAGTCAGATAAGAGACAACGCTGTTATACAGACACTGCCCATTGATTTGCAGTCTACCTTATATGAAGCTCGTGAAACCATGCTGGATAAAGGTCTCGATGTATTGCTGGTCATGGAAAATAACGGGCGGAAAAATTTAGAAATATGCAACGCTGTTGGTGTTATCACCCTGCAATCAATTGAGCGTTTTCTCAGTAACGCACAGTAG
- the hemJ gene encoding protoporphyrinogen oxidase HemJ has product MLWVTAFHIIAMTCWFAALFYLPRLFVYHTMSEDQVSRDRFVIMERKLMRGIATPSMIVTLTLGLWLLHYIPSYLSAPWMHAKLTLVALTVGYHHMCARYMKQLANGTSTHSHTFFRVFNEIPVVFLVGIVILVVVKPF; this is encoded by the coding sequence ATGCTTTGGGTAACAGCTTTCCACATTATCGCCATGACCTGCTGGTTTGCAGCTCTCTTTTACCTGCCGAGGCTGTTCGTCTATCACACCATGAGTGAAGACCAGGTCAGTAGAGATCGCTTTGTCATCATGGAAAGAAAGCTGATGCGCGGCATCGCCACCCCCTCCATGATTGTCACCCTGACGCTTGGCTTGTGGCTGTTACACTACATCCCCAGCTACCTGAGCGCCCCCTGGATGCATGCAAAACTGACCCTGGTAGCTCTGACCGTGGGCTATCACCACATGTGCGCCCGCTATATGAAACAACTGGCCAACGGCACCAGTACCCACAGCCACACATTTTTCAGAGTTTTCAATGAAATTCCTGTGGTCTTCCTTGTGGGTATTGTCATTCTGGTGGTGGTTAAGCCCTTTTAG
- the alaE gene encoding L-alanine exporter AlaE has protein sequence MLLAVYSLFAELLCFGNSKVEYIGVLIILGMGLGEIITASISQTVALVILGAPYGQWLGFVRKKLITESVQDIPQF, from the coding sequence TTGCTATTAGCAGTTTATTCACTTTTTGCTGAACTATTGTGCTTTGGGAACTCTAAAGTCGAGTATATTGGTGTTCTTATTATTCTTGGCATGGGATTAGGAGAGATCATTACCGCCTCTATCAGCCAGACGGTCGCCCTGGTTATTCTGGGTGCACCTTATGGACAGTGGCTAGGTTTTGTACGGAAAAAGCTGATAACAGAATCCGTACAAGACATTCCACAGTTTTGA
- a CDS encoding IS701 family transposase, producing the protein MLTSDHRVILQELALYTTFLARALSPVAVPTFCELLFGCMLSTDGFVTQALLSIDFHCVWSSYHHWISQGKWRWKHLACRLIRLVCSKAPPDEPITLALDDWVIERFSDNAPACRTHHQHSKKTNRPQYIWGQCWVSLAVIFERVADEVFTGIPIISFPAPASGNASKLKIAVAMLKVVRKEVRDRALRLVADCWHMNRTLMQPTLEMGIEVIGQIPSNRALYALPTLPAVKKPGRPRKYGTRMTAEKVEKLPEHKAIVWMYSKFRTVRYRTLICRAKFLKGREIRVVWSCFENDKGLTEKRIFISTNTEHEGLDVLRGYAKRWPVEPMFHQLKHAFGCCHLWQQKLRTLLRWMHLKMAGYALLQLLTVCKNQSCLKISRIPWRSPDTTTAGMMRIALSRIIPRFPIRKGWDRYHQKYECNFDELSGQLKIDKAEAA; encoded by the coding sequence ATGCTCACATCAGATCACCGAGTAATCCTTCAGGAGCTCGCTTTATATACAACCTTTCTTGCCAGAGCGCTATCACCAGTTGCGGTACCAACGTTCTGCGAGCTACTTTTCGGCTGTATGCTTTCAACCGATGGTTTCGTTACACAGGCACTTTTATCCATTGATTTTCATTGTGTATGGAGCAGTTACCACCACTGGATCTCACAGGGTAAATGGCGATGGAAGCACCTGGCGTGTCGCTTGATCCGACTGGTCTGTTCAAAGGCACCGCCAGATGAACCGATTACTCTTGCTCTTGATGACTGGGTGATAGAACGGTTTTCTGACAATGCCCCTGCTTGTCGTACCCACCATCAACACAGCAAGAAGACTAATCGACCTCAGTACATTTGGGGGCAATGCTGGGTGTCACTGGCCGTTATATTCGAACGGGTAGCAGACGAGGTTTTCACCGGCATCCCTATTATTTCATTTCCGGCCCCTGCTTCAGGTAACGCCAGCAAACTCAAAATCGCTGTTGCCATGCTCAAGGTTGTACGCAAGGAAGTACGGGACCGCGCATTACGGCTGGTGGCGGACTGCTGGCACATGAATCGGACGCTGATGCAGCCAACACTGGAAATGGGTATTGAAGTCATTGGTCAAATACCATCAAACCGGGCCCTTTATGCATTACCGACATTACCCGCAGTCAAAAAACCGGGACGTCCCAGAAAATACGGCACCAGGATGACAGCTGAGAAGGTAGAAAAACTCCCTGAGCACAAAGCCATAGTATGGATGTATAGCAAGTTTCGCACCGTGCGATATCGTACTCTGATTTGTCGGGCAAAATTCCTCAAAGGGCGAGAAATTCGGGTTGTCTGGAGCTGTTTTGAGAATGATAAGGGGCTGACTGAAAAAAGAATTTTCATCTCAACCAATACAGAACACGAAGGGCTTGATGTACTTCGTGGTTATGCAAAGCGGTGGCCAGTTGAGCCTATGTTTCACCAGCTCAAACATGCATTTGGCTGCTGTCATCTGTGGCAGCAAAAATTGAGAACACTTCTGCGCTGGATGCATTTGAAAATGGCAGGTTATGCATTATTACAGTTGTTGACCGTCTGCAAAAATCAGTCATGCCTGAAGATTTCCCGGATACCCTGGAGATCTCCGGATACAACAACCGCAGGCATGATGAGAATTGCCCTGTCACGAATTATTCCAAGGTTCCCCATTCGTAAGGGCTGGGATAGATATCATCAAAAATATGAGTGCAATTTCGATGAACTGTCCGGCCAGTTGAAGATAGATAAAGCAGAGGCTGCATAA
- the alaE gene encoding L-alanine exporter AlaE yields the protein MTLKQSLLSRLMCQHLNITLGRTYGIYRDFVITRVCGIQRSSLREIAGDILAYLSFQLPLYIARL from the coding sequence ATGACCTTAAAGCAATCTTTATTGTCTCGTCTGATGTGTCAGCACCTGAATATTACCCTTGGACGTACTTATGGTATTTATCGTGATTTTGTCATTACCCGGGTTTGTGGCATTCAAAGAAGTAGCCTTAGGGAAATAGCGGGTGATATTCTGGCCTACCTTTCATTTCAATTGCCTCTTTATATTGCTCGACTTTAG
- the pepQ gene encoding Xaa-Pro dipeptidase, whose amino-acid sequence MTINWKTLFADHIEQLNTRYACALAALGMDAVIIHSGVEKNRYLDNKVYPFWAHTHFRQWVSGHQNAHCLLVIRPGNKPVLGWYQPRDYWHAPAQIPDEYWVDFFDIEIIRTPDQLQNLVPEKSLKVAALAEDETLMNSWGISTVNPDKLMHAINWHRAYKTTYEQQLIREANEVAAKAHIAAEKVFRNGDTELQILLKYLQAADHRECELPFTATVVLNERAATLHCSGYQRVADKEPRSFLIDAGTTHRHYVADITRTYAAKPGIFADLVARMDKELLDIISTLKPGVHYTDLHIDMHRRIAGMLSDFGIVKGSPEEIFEKKYTHTFFPHGLGHFIGINCHDVADWQLDIKGTDAGKHPEHPFLRLQRVLEPGMTFTVEPGLYFIETLLEEQEGNGDFNWELIDQLRPYGGIRIEDNILITEHGNENLTRPAFAKFVCLLK is encoded by the coding sequence ATGACCATTAACTGGAAAACACTGTTTGCTGACCACATTGAGCAGTTGAATACCCGCTATGCCTGTGCATTGGCAGCTCTTGGAATGGATGCTGTTATTATTCACTCCGGTGTAGAAAAAAACCGTTATCTTGACAATAAGGTCTACCCATTTTGGGCACATACGCACTTCCGTCAGTGGGTTTCCGGTCATCAAAATGCTCATTGCCTTCTGGTTATCAGGCCGGGTAATAAGCCGGTTTTGGGTTGGTATCAGCCCCGGGACTACTGGCATGCACCTGCGCAGATTCCTGATGAATATTGGGTGGATTTTTTTGATATTGAAATCATTCGTACCCCGGATCAACTGCAAAATCTGGTGCCGGAAAAGAGTCTTAAGGTAGCGGCGCTGGCGGAAGACGAAACCCTGATGAACAGCTGGGGCATTTCGACAGTTAACCCGGATAAACTGATGCATGCCATCAACTGGCACCGCGCTTACAAGACAACTTATGAACAGCAATTAATCCGCGAAGCTAATGAAGTTGCGGCAAAAGCTCATATTGCCGCGGAAAAGGTGTTTCGTAATGGCGATACAGAGCTGCAGATTTTATTGAAATACCTGCAGGCTGCCGATCATCGTGAATGTGAACTGCCCTTTACGGCAACTGTTGTGTTAAACGAGCGAGCTGCAACTCTTCATTGCAGTGGTTATCAGAGGGTAGCCGATAAAGAGCCTCGCTCCTTTCTGATTGATGCAGGCACTACACATCGCCATTATGTGGCGGATATCACCCGTACCTACGCTGCCAAACCCGGTATCTTTGCTGATCTCGTTGCTCGGATGGATAAGGAACTGCTGGATATTATTTCCACGCTTAAGCCCGGTGTTCACTACACCGATCTTCATATCGATATGCATCGTCGTATTGCCGGCATGTTAAGCGACTTTGGTATCGTTAAAGGCTCTCCTGAAGAAATTTTTGAGAAAAAGTATACCCATACCTTCTTCCCTCATGGACTGGGTCATTTCATTGGTATCAATTGCCATGATGTTGCCGACTGGCAGCTGGATATAAAGGGTACTGATGCAGGCAAGCACCCTGAGCACCCATTTTTACGCCTGCAGCGGGTGCTGGAGCCAGGTATGACGTTTACCGTAGAACCGGGGCTCTATTTTATTGAAACCCTGCTGGAAGAACAGGAAGGCAACGGGGACTTTAACTGGGAATTGATCGATCAACTGCGACCCTACGGTGGCATTCGTATAGAAGACAATATCCTGATTACTGAGCATGGGAATGAAAACCTGACCCGCCCGGCATTTGCCAAATTCGTGTGTTTATTGAAATAG
- a CDS encoding nucleoside recognition domain-containing protein → MGNTFRGAGGSGAADGFIFALTLVPTCMFALGMVGIFEHFGALEAARKLLTPILRRLMGIPGVSGLTLIASLQNTDNDH, encoded by the coding sequence ATGGGGAATACTTTCCGGGGAGCTGGTGGCAGCGGTGCAGCAGATGGTTTTATCTTTGCCCTTACACTTGTACCGACCTGTATGTTTGCCTTGGGCATGGTAGGTATTTTTGAACACTTTGGTGCCCTGGAAGCGGCCCGCAAGCTGCTGACACCCATTCTTCGTCGTTTGATGGGTATTCCTGGTGTTTCTGGTCTTACGTTAATTGCCAGTTTGCAAAACACCGACAATGACCATTAA
- a CDS encoding DUF805 domain-containing protein gives MDDSFYKLVFEGEILPGFKERKVRKNLKEILNADKTELKHLFSGKPVIIRKNLTASDIRPYERAMMKAGAHCRILSMTSNEELPQTPPETIQQQEQKQPAEPSGKFQLLPRMGRVRFIASLWVIALLVVCACWVPGLLTPHLTPFYPPLESLHLTLGLITIACLLMLAMAARRLHDFDRSGWKSLLLVIPGINLLFLLWLIFSSGTAKTNRFGPTPYSAGKIAQVFGLWIPLLALIVAGSYGWLYQNELLQLAANVPEMIDQLVLPALEQNL, from the coding sequence ATGGATGACTCATTCTATAAACTGGTTTTCGAAGGAGAAATACTGCCGGGTTTTAAGGAAAGAAAGGTTCGAAAAAACCTGAAAGAGATCCTGAATGCCGACAAGACAGAACTGAAACATCTGTTCTCCGGAAAGCCGGTTATTATTCGCAAGAATCTGACCGCCAGTGACATCCGTCCTTATGAAAGAGCCATGATGAAGGCTGGGGCCCATTGCCGGATTCTCTCTATGACCAGTAATGAAGAACTGCCCCAAACGCCGCCGGAAACCATCCAGCAGCAGGAGCAGAAACAACCGGCCGAACCATCCGGGAAGTTTCAACTGCTCCCCAGAATGGGAAGAGTACGATTTATCGCCTCCCTCTGGGTAATTGCCCTGCTGGTCGTCTGCGCCTGCTGGGTTCCGGGACTTTTAACCCCTCACCTGACACCCTTCTACCCACCTCTGGAGTCACTGCACCTGACACTGGGCCTGATCACTATTGCCTGCCTCCTTATGCTGGCCATGGCAGCCAGAAGGCTTCATGATTTTGACCGCAGTGGCTGGAAGAGCCTGCTGTTAGTGATCCCGGGCATCAACCTTCTGTTTCTGTTATGGCTGATCTTTTCTTCGGGTACTGCAAAGACCAACCGGTTTGGGCCAACCCCCTATTCCGCCGGAAAAATTGCCCAAGTTTTTGGCCTGTGGATTCCATTACTGGCCCTGATTGTTGCAGGATCCTACGGCTGGCTTTACCAGAATGAGCTGTTGCAGCTGGCTGCCAATGTTCCGGAAATGATCGACCAGCTGGTTCTTCCGGCACTGGAACAAAACCTCTGA
- a CDS encoding acetate kinase, with the protein MSKDSVLVINCGSSSLKFAVINPKTEEESISGIAECLVGNEASITWKLNGEKQTLDLGAAGHEGAIEALVGVLRENNLMEHIEAIGHRIVHGGEKFTQSTLITDEVIQGIEDCSHLAPLHNSAHLLGIRACIKYFPELPQSVVFDTAFHQTMPAESYLYAVPYNLYEEHGLRRYGMHGTSYRYVSKTAADMLGLDLDNSAILVAHLGNGASACAIKNGESVDTTMGLTPLEGLVMGTRSGDIDPNVFSFLNKQCGYSLDEIIDLLNKKSGMLGLSGLDNDCRVLENAAAEGHERAQLTLDIFCHVLAKKLAGFAAELGRIDALVFTGGIGENSSTIRKNVMERLSIFGFDVDEQANEETFRGKSGVITKPGSTVAMVVATNEELMIARDTEALIAG; encoded by the coding sequence ATGAGCAAAGACAGCGTTCTGGTTATCAACTGTGGCAGTTCTTCCCTGAAGTTCGCAGTCATCAACCCGAAAACCGAAGAGGAAAGCATCAGCGGCATTGCTGAATGCCTCGTGGGCAACGAAGCCTCCATCACCTGGAAACTGAACGGCGAGAAGCAAACCCTGGATCTTGGCGCTGCTGGCCACGAAGGTGCTATCGAAGCACTGGTGGGCGTTCTCCGTGAGAACAACCTGATGGAACACATCGAAGCCATCGGTCACCGTATTGTTCACGGTGGAGAGAAGTTCACCCAATCCACCCTGATCACTGATGAAGTAATTCAGGGCATCGAAGACTGCAGCCACCTGGCACCTCTGCACAACTCTGCTCACCTGCTGGGTATCCGTGCCTGCATCAAATACTTCCCGGAGCTGCCACAGTCCGTAGTATTTGACACAGCATTCCACCAGACCATGCCGGCAGAAAGCTACCTGTACGCGGTTCCTTACAACCTGTACGAAGAGCACGGTCTGCGTCGTTATGGCATGCACGGCACCAGCTACCGTTATGTCAGCAAAACCGCTGCCGACATGCTGGGTCTGGATCTGGACAACAGTGCTATCCTGGTTGCGCACCTGGGTAATGGTGCCAGTGCCTGTGCGATCAAAAACGGCGAATCCGTTGATACCACCATGGGCCTGACGCCGCTGGAAGGGCTGGTAATGGGTACTCGTTCCGGTGATATTGACCCGAACGTCTTCAGCTTCCTGAACAAGCAGTGCGGCTACTCCCTGGACGAGATCATCGACCTCCTGAACAAAAAATCCGGCATGCTGGGTCTGTCCGGATTGGACAACGATTGCCGTGTTCTTGAAAATGCCGCAGCAGAAGGTCATGAACGTGCCCAGCTCACTCTGGACATCTTCTGCCACGTTCTGGCCAAAAAACTGGCCGGTTTTGCTGCTGAACTGGGCCGCATTGATGCACTGGTCTTCACTGGTGGTATCGGTGAGAACTCCAGCACGATCCGTAAGAATGTCATGGAGCGTCTGTCCATCTTCGGCTTTGACGTTGATGAGCAAGCCAACGAAGAGACCTTCCGTGGCAAGAGCGGTGTTATCACCAAGCCCGGCTCAACCGTAGCCATGGTTGTCGCGACCAACGAAGAACTGATGATTGCCCGTGATACCGAAGCGCTGATTGCTGGCTAA
- a CDS encoding GDCCVxC domain-containing (seleno)protein, with product MSSKNYTLSAKTLVSTSIITCPDCLHHAVETMPQDACVYLYECRNCQKLITPQEGDCCVFCSHGNQPCPTSQRDRKAYAEMTPPSEEVVESVSVSGL from the coding sequence ATGTCCAGTAAAAACTATACCTTAAGCGCAAAAACTCTTGTATCTACGTCCATCATCACCTGCCCGGACTGTCTGCACCATGCGGTTGAAACCATGCCTCAGGATGCCTGTGTTTACCTTTACGAATGCAGAAACTGCCAGAAACTGATTACCCCACAGGAAGGTGATTGCTGTGTTTTCTGTTCACACGGAAATCAACCCTGCCCGACATCACAACGGGATAGAAAAGCCTACGCTGAAATGACGCCTCCCAGTGAAGAAGTGGTTGAAAGCGTCTCAGTCTCTGGTTTATGA